The following are from one region of the Fastidiosipila sp. genome:
- a CDS encoding NADP-dependent malic enzyme, with amino-acid sequence MEAHARWRGKIEVIPRVSVSSKEDLAIAYTPGVAAPCLAIAGDPAKSYDLTRRWNLCLVVTDGSAVLGLGDIGPEAAMPVMEGKCVLFKAFGDVDAFPLCIRSKDTDEIVRTIQLLSGSFGGINLEDISAPRCFEIERRLKAVCDIPVFHDDQHGTAVVVLAALINALKLTGRTMNEARIVFSGAGAASSAVARLLMEFGAKDLLICDRGGILRTGRPGMNDEKNELAVLTNKRGLHGSLADALRGADVLIGLSGPGLVTGDMIRAMAPDPVVFACANPDPEIDPAEAKKAGAFIVATGRSDYPNQINNVLAFPAIFRGVFDARASDINDAMKRAAAMALARLAGEEGLHRDRILPEPADPRLRETVARAVYEAAVATGVARIK; translated from the coding sequence ATGGAAGCACACGCGCGCTGGCGGGGGAAAATTGAGGTGATCCCCCGGGTCAGCGTGAGTTCAAAGGAAGATCTTGCCATCGCCTATACACCGGGGGTAGCGGCCCCCTGCCTGGCCATCGCCGGGGATCCCGCGAAATCCTATGACCTGACCCGGCGCTGGAATCTGTGCCTGGTTGTGACCGACGGGTCGGCCGTTCTTGGCCTGGGCGACATCGGGCCTGAGGCTGCCATGCCGGTCATGGAGGGCAAGTGTGTCCTCTTCAAGGCATTCGGCGACGTGGATGCTTTCCCTCTCTGCATCCGGTCAAAAGACACCGATGAAATCGTCCGGACCATCCAGCTGCTGTCGGGGAGTTTTGGGGGGATCAATCTGGAGGACATCTCGGCCCCGCGCTGTTTTGAAATTGAAAGAAGGCTGAAGGCAGTCTGCGACATTCCCGTCTTTCATGACGATCAGCACGGCACGGCCGTGGTGGTGCTGGCCGCCCTGATCAACGCCTTGAAATTGACGGGCAGGACCATGAACGAGGCGCGGATTGTATTCAGCGGGGCGGGCGCCGCCTCCTCAGCCGTTGCCCGCCTCCTGATGGAGTTCGGCGCAAAAGATCTTCTTATCTGCGACCGCGGGGGAATACTCCGGACGGGGCGGCCTGGCATGAATGACGAGAAAAATGAGCTGGCAGTACTCACCAATAAAAGAGGTCTACATGGAAGTCTGGCTGATGCGCTCAGAGGCGCCGACGTCCTGATCGGGCTTTCTGGACCTGGCCTGGTCACCGGTGACATGATCAGAGCCATGGCTCCCGATCCGGTTGTCTTTGCCTGCGCCAATCCGGATCCCGAGATTGATCCGGCGGAGGCAAAAAAGGCCGGCGCATTCATCGTTGCCACGGGCCGGTCCGACTACCCCAACCAGATCAACAATGTGCTGGCCTTTCCCGCCATTTTCCGGGGTGTCTTTGATGCCAGGGCCTCCGACATCAACGATGCCATGAAGCGGGCGGCGGCCATGGCTTTGGCCAGGCTGGCCGGTGAGGAGGGGCTTCACAGGGACCGGATTCTGCCGGAACCGGCAGATCCGCGCCTCAGGGAAACGGTCGCGCGGGCCGTCTATGAAGCGGCTGTCGCGACGGGTGTCGCGCGGATCAAATAA
- a CDS encoding redoxin domain-containing protein — protein sequence MPMVGKQAPLFEAGAYYKGKFTKVKLEDYKGQWVMLCFYPGDFTFV from the coding sequence ATGCCAATGGTCGGAAAACAGGCCCCCTTGTTCGAAGCAGGCGCCTACTACAAGGGGAAGTTCACCAAGGTGAAACTGGAGGACTACAAAGGTCAATGGGTGATGCTCTGCTTCTATCCCGGCGACTTTACCTTTGTCTGA